A part of Antechinus flavipes isolate AdamAnt ecotype Samford, QLD, Australia chromosome 6, AdamAnt_v2, whole genome shotgun sequence genomic DNA contains:
- the LOC127539741 gene encoding E3 ubiquitin-protein ligase TRIM39-like, whose translation MAKASALESLQVEASCAICLDYLNDPVTIDCGHNFCRICILRCWEELEERFPCPVCRRHFPLRSFRTNRQLGNVAEIARKLSPKRSKRRRHEEAVCEKHQQALSLFCEKEREVVCLVCCISCEHRDHRVGPVERAALCHKKKLRAYLGPLKRQVEDLRHFMAGEQRKPGELREKVENRRQKLHSEFEKLHQFLDEEHQAVLRRLEDEEKEILQKLSENVAKLSDHGATLHKLIAEIQERCQKPAVEALRGIKHIISRCENAKIPAAVSLELKKDTCSFPLQHFALKKMIKKFKVDITLDPATAHPNLVLSEDRKSVRFVETKQDLPDLPERFTFYPFVLGSEGFSSGRHYWEVDVGDKTQWTLGVCKDSVTRKGKIQVSPEDGYWRLRWYKNEYTALTKSPLPLLLKIKPNRIGIFLDYDLGEVSFYNLNDRSHIYTFSETFTEKLRPFFYPGIHSSPLIIRPVTDWE comes from the coding sequence TGGACTATCTGAACGACCCGGTGACCATCGACTGCGGCCACAACTTCTGCCGCATCTGCATCTTGCGCTGCTGGGAGGAGCTGGAGGAGCGCTTCCCCTGCCCGGTGTGCCGCCGCCACTTTCCCCTACGCTCTTTCCGCACCAACCGGCAGCTGGGCAACGTGGCGGAGATCGCGCGCAAGCTGAGCCCCAAGCGCAGCAAGCGCAGGCGGCACGAGGAGGCGGTGTGCGAGAAGCACCAGCAGGCGCTGAGCCTCTTCTGCGAGAAGGAGCGCGAGGTGGTGTGCCTGGTTTGCTGCATCTCCTGTGAGCATCGCGACCACCGCGTGGGCCCCGTCGAGCGGGCGGCCCTGTGCCACAAAAAGAAGCTCCGCGCCTACCTGGGGCCCCTGAAGCGTCAGGTGGAGGACTTGCGCCATTTCATGGCCGGCGAGCAGAGGAAGCCCGGCGAGCTTCGGGAGAAGGTGGAGAACCGACGGCAGAAGCTGCACTCGGAGTTTGAGAAGCTGCACCAGTTCCTGGACGAGGAGCACCAGGCGGTGCTGCGGCGGCTGGAGGACGAGGAGAAGGAGATCCTGCAGAAGCTGAGCGAGAACGTGGCCAAGCTCTCTGACCACGGCGCCACCCTGCACAAGCTCATCGCCGAGATCCAGGAGCGGTGCCAAAAGCCCGCGGTGGAGGCTCTCCGGGGCATCAAGCACATCATCAGCAGGTGTGAGAACGCCAAGATCCCGGCTGCCGTCTCCTTGGAGCTCAAGAAGGACACCTGCAGCTTCCCTCTGCAGCATTTTGCGCTCAAGAAGATGATCAAGAAGTTCAAAGTGGATATCACGCTAGACCCCGCGACGGCACATCCCAACCTGGTCCTCTCGGAGGACCGGAAAAGCGTGAGGTTCGTGGAGACTAAGCAGGATCTCCCCGATCTCCCGGAGAGGTTCACTTTTTACCCTTTCGTCCTGGGTTCCGAGGGCTTTTCGTCGGGCAGACATTACTGGGAGGTGGATGTCGGAGACAAGACTCAGTGGACCCTGGGGGTTTGCAAAGACTCGGTTACCCGGAAGGGGAAGATCCAAGTGTCTCCCGAGGATGGCTACTGGAGACTGAGGTGGTACAAGAATGAATACACCGCCCTGACCAAGTCCCCGCTCCCCCTCCTCCTAAAAATAAAGCCCAATCGAATTGGCATTTTTCTGGATTATGACTTGGGGGAAGTCTCCTTTTACAATCTGAACGACAGGTCTCATATTTATACCTTCAGTGAGACTTTCACCGAAAAACTCAGGCCTTTTTTCTACCCCGGCATCCATTCATCGCCTCTTATCATACGGCCAGTGACAGACTGGGAATGA